A region of Crenobacter cavernae DNA encodes the following proteins:
- the rpoB gene encoding DNA-directed RNA polymerase subunit beta, producing MSYSFTEKKRIRKSFAKRDSVLDVPFLLATQIDSYTDFLQLGVPVDQRKEAGLQAAFKSIFPINSHNGYARLDFVHYVLGEPPFDVQECHLRGITYAAPLRARIRLTILDKESSKPVVKEVRENEVYMGEIPLMTTNGSFIINGTERVIVSQLHRSPGVFFEHDRGKTHSSGKLLFSARVIPYRGSWLDFEFDPKDLLYFRIDRRRKMPVTILLKSLGYSEERILSEFYNTDTFYLTENGVFMKVVAERLKGEVAKADIVAADGTVIVQKDKRITAKHMRDIATASIDRIEVPFDVLVGKVLAKTAVNPDTGEVLAKANEEITDDLVAKLDIHGVPEIEVLYTNDLDQGAYISQTLRSDDIQDKQQARVAIYRMMRPGEPPTEDAVEALFNRLFFSEETYDLSRVGRMKFNTRTYDYKFDDKTPEWFKSLIGETFGHRRDTADVVLSNEDIVSVIAILVELKNGRGEVDDIDHLGNRRVRSVGELAENQFRAGLVRVERAVKERLNQAESDNLMPHDLINAKPVSAAIKEFFGSSQLSQFMDQTNPLSEITHKRRVSALGPGGLTRERAGFEVRDVHPTHYGRVCPIETPEGPNIGLINSLAVFARTNEFGFLETPYRKVADGKVTADIDYLSAIEEGRYVIAQANAELDENGTLIDELVTCREKGETILATPDRVQYMDVATGQVVSVAASLIPFLEHDDANRALMGANMQRQAVPCLRAEKPFVGTGIERSVAVDSGTTVIARRGGVVDYVDAGRIVVRVNDEEAVAGEVGVDIYNLTKFTRSNQNTNINQRPLVKVGDQIARGDVVADGASTDLGELALGQNMTIAFMPWNGYNFEDSILISENVVAEDRYTSIHIEELSVVSRDTKLGPEEITRDIPNLSERMQNRLDDSGIVYIGAEVEAGDVLVGKVTPKGETQLTPEEKLLRAIFGEKASDVKDTSLRVPTGMTGTVIDVQVFTREGIERDKRAQMIIDGELKRYRLDLNDQLRIFANDAFSRIERLIVGKVANGGPKRLVKGTEITAEYLEGLGSKHEWFDIRMSDEDVAKQLELIKESLAQKHEEFDLKFEDKKRKLTQGDELPPGVQKMVKVYLAVKRRLQAGDKMAGRHGNKGVVSRILPVEDMPYMADGRAVDIVLNPLGVPSRMNIGQILEVHLGWAAKGIGEQFDRMLREQRAAAEVRGLVEKVYNTTGKSEDIASYSDQEVLELAHNLRRGMPFATPVFDGAKENEIRAMLDIAYPDEDERTAQLGFNGSKTQMTLFDGRSGEAFDRKVTVGVMHYLKLHHLVDDKMHARSTGPYSLVTQQPLGGKAQFGGQRFGEMEVWALEAYGAAYTLQEMLTVKSDDVTGRTKVYENIVKGEHKIDAGMPESFNVLVKEIRSLGLDIDLERY from the coding sequence ATGAGTTATTCGTTTACTGAGAAGAAGCGTATCCGCAAGAGTTTTGCGAAGCGCGATAGTGTTCTCGATGTCCCATTCCTGTTGGCGACCCAGATCGATTCTTACACCGACTTCCTCCAGCTGGGGGTGCCGGTAGATCAGCGCAAGGAAGCGGGCCTGCAGGCGGCGTTCAAGTCGATTTTCCCGATCAATAGCCACAACGGCTATGCGCGCCTGGACTTTGTTCACTACGTGCTGGGCGAACCTCCGTTCGATGTGCAGGAATGCCATCTGCGCGGCATTACCTACGCGGCACCGCTTCGGGCCCGGATCCGTCTGACCATCCTGGACAAAGAGTCGTCCAAACCGGTGGTGAAGGAAGTGCGCGAGAATGAGGTGTACATGGGCGAGATTCCGCTCATGACCACCAACGGTTCGTTCATCATCAACGGTACCGAGCGCGTCATCGTGTCGCAGCTGCACCGCTCCCCGGGCGTGTTCTTCGAGCACGACCGCGGCAAGACGCACTCTTCCGGCAAGCTCTTGTTCTCGGCCCGCGTGATTCCCTACCGCGGCTCGTGGCTGGACTTTGAGTTCGATCCGAAAGACCTGCTGTACTTCCGTATCGACCGTCGCCGCAAGATGCCGGTGACCATCCTGCTCAAGTCGCTTGGTTACAGCGAAGAGCGGATCCTGTCCGAGTTCTACAACACCGACACCTTCTACCTGACCGAAAACGGCGTGTTCATGAAGGTGGTGGCCGAGCGCCTGAAGGGCGAAGTGGCGAAGGCCGACATCGTCGCAGCCGACGGCACCGTGATCGTCCAGAAGGACAAGCGCATCACCGCCAAGCACATGCGCGACATCGCCACCGCCAGCATCGACCGGATCGAAGTGCCGTTCGACGTGCTGGTCGGCAAGGTGCTCGCCAAGACCGCGGTCAACCCGGATACCGGTGAAGTGCTGGCGAAGGCCAACGAAGAGATCACCGACGACCTCGTCGCCAAGCTCGACATCCACGGCGTGCCGGAAATCGAGGTGCTGTACACCAACGATCTGGATCAAGGCGCCTACATCTCGCAAACGCTGCGTTCGGATGACATCCAGGACAAGCAGCAGGCGCGCGTCGCGATCTACCGCATGATGCGCCCGGGCGAGCCGCCGACCGAAGACGCGGTCGAAGCGCTGTTCAACCGCCTGTTCTTCAGCGAAGAGACCTACGACCTGTCGCGCGTCGGCCGGATGAAGTTCAACACCCGCACCTACGACTACAAGTTCGACGACAAGACCCCTGAGTGGTTTAAGTCGCTGATCGGCGAGACCTTCGGCCATCGTCGCGACACCGCCGATGTGGTGCTGTCGAACGAGGACATCGTGTCGGTGATCGCGATCCTCGTCGAGCTGAAGAACGGCCGCGGCGAAGTCGACGATATCGACCACCTCGGCAACCGTCGCGTGCGTTCGGTCGGCGAGTTGGCCGAGAACCAGTTCCGCGCCGGTCTGGTGCGCGTCGAGCGCGCGGTGAAGGAGCGCCTGAACCAGGCCGAGTCCGACAACCTGATGCCGCACGACCTGATCAACGCCAAGCCGGTGTCGGCCGCGATCAAGGAGTTCTTCGGTTCGAGCCAGCTGTCGCAGTTCATGGACCAGACCAACCCGCTGTCGGAGATCACCCACAAGCGCCGCGTGTCGGCCCTTGGCCCGGGCGGCCTGACGCGCGAACGCGCCGGCTTCGAGGTGCGCGACGTGCACCCGACCCACTACGGTCGCGTGTGCCCGATCGAAACGCCTGAAGGTCCGAACATCGGCCTGATCAACTCGCTGGCCGTGTTCGCGCGCACCAACGAGTTCGGCTTCCTCGAGACGCCGTACCGCAAGGTGGCCGACGGCAAGGTGACCGCCGACATCGACTACCTGTCGGCGATCGAAGAAGGCCGCTACGTGATCGCCCAGGCCAACGCCGAGCTGGACGAGAACGGCACGCTGATCGACGAACTGGTGACCTGCCGCGAGAAGGGCGAGACCATCCTCGCGACGCCGGATCGCGTCCAGTACATGGACGTGGCGACCGGTCAGGTCGTGTCGGTGGCCGCTTCGCTGATTCCGTTCCTCGAGCATGACGACGCGAACCGTGCGTTGATGGGCGCCAACATGCAGCGTCAGGCCGTACCGTGCCTGCGCGCCGAGAAGCCGTTCGTCGGCACCGGTATCGAGCGCTCGGTGGCCGTCGACTCGGGCACCACCGTGATCGCCCGTCGCGGCGGCGTGGTCGACTATGTCGACGCCGGCCGTATCGTGGTGCGAGTGAACGATGAAGAGGCGGTCGCCGGCGAAGTCGGCGTCGATATCTACAACCTCACCAAGTTCACCCGTTCCAACCAGAACACCAACATCAACCAGCGTCCGCTGGTGAAGGTCGGCGACCAGATCGCCCGCGGCGACGTGGTCGCCGACGGCGCGTCGACCGACCTGGGTGAACTGGCGCTCGGTCAGAACATGACCATCGCGTTCATGCCGTGGAACGGCTACAACTTCGAGGACTCGATCCTCATCTCGGAAAACGTCGTCGCCGAAGACCGCTACACCTCGATCCACATCGAGGAGCTGTCGGTGGTGTCGCGCGACACCAAGCTGGGGCCGGAAGAGATCACCCGCGACATCCCGAACCTGTCCGAGCGCATGCAGAACCGCCTCGACGACTCGGGCATCGTTTACATCGGCGCCGAAGTCGAAGCCGGTGACGTGCTGGTCGGCAAGGTGACGCCGAAGGGCGAAACCCAGCTGACGCCGGAAGAGAAGCTGCTGCGCGCGATCTTCGGTGAAAAAGCGTCCGACGTGAAAGACACGAGCTTGCGCGTCCCGACCGGCATGACCGGCACCGTGATCGACGTGCAGGTGTTCACCCGCGAAGGCATCGAGCGCGACAAGCGCGCGCAGATGATTATCGACGGCGAACTGAAGCGTTACCGCCTCGACCTGAATGACCAGCTGCGGATTTTCGCCAACGACGCGTTCAGCCGTATCGAGCGCTTGATCGTCGGCAAGGTCGCGAACGGCGGGCCGAAGCGCCTGGTCAAAGGTACTGAGATCACCGCCGAGTACCTGGAAGGCCTGGGTTCGAAGCACGAATGGTTCGACATCCGCATGAGCGACGAAGACGTCGCCAAGCAACTCGAGCTGATCAAGGAAAGCCTCGCGCAGAAGCACGAAGAATTCGACCTCAAGTTCGAAGACAAGAAGCGTAAGCTGACGCAGGGCGACGAACTGCCGCCGGGCGTGCAGAAGATGGTCAAGGTCTACCTGGCCGTCAAACGTCGCCTGCAGGCCGGCGACAAGATGGCCGGCCGCCACGGTAACAAGGGTGTGGTATCGCGCATCTTGCCGGTCGAGGACATGCCGTACATGGCCGACGGCCGCGCAGTCGACATCGTGCTGAACCCGCTGGGCGTTCCGTCGCGGATGAACATCGGTCAGATCCTGGAAGTGCACCTGGGCTGGGCCGCCAAGGGTATCGGCGAACAGTTCGACCGCATGCTGCGCGAGCAGCGCGCCGCCGCTGAGGTGCGAGGTCTGGTCGAGAAGGTGTACAACACCACCGGCAAGAGCGAGGACATCGCGTCGTACAGCGACCAGGAGGTGCTCGAACTGGCGCACAACCTGCGCCGCGGCATGCCGTTCGCGACGCCGGTGTTCGACGGCGCGAAGGAAAACGAAATCCGCGCGATGCTCGACATCGCCTACCCTGACGAGGACGAGCGCACCGCTCAACTGGGCTTCAACGGTTCGAAGACCCAGATGACGCTGTTCGACGGCCGCTCGGGCGAAGCATTCGACCGCAAGGTCACCGTCGGCGTGATGCACTACCTGAAGCTGCACCACCTGGTCGACGACAAGATGCACGCCCGTTCCACCGGCCCGTACTCGCTCGTCACCCAGCAGCCGCTGGGCGGCAAGGCGCAGTTCGGTGGCCAGCGTTTCGGGGAGATGGAGGTGTGGGCGCTGGAGGCTTACGGCGCCGCCTACACGCTGCAGGAAATGCTGACGGTGAAGTCGGACGACGTGACCGGCCGGACCAAGGTGTACGAAAACATCGTCAAGGGCGAGCACAAGATCGATGCCGGCATGCCGGAATCCTTCAACGTGCTGGTGAAGGAAATCCGCTCGCTGGGTCTGGACATCGATCTGGAACGCTATTGA
- the rplL gene encoding 50S ribosomal protein L7/L12 → MAITKDDILEAVAAMPVLELNELVKAFEEKFGVSAAAVAVAGPAAAAAVEEKTEFDVILNAAGDNKVNVIKVVRAITGLGLKEAKDLVDGAPKAVKEAVSKAEAEDVLKQLTEAGAKAEVK, encoded by the coding sequence ATGGCTATTACCAAAGACGACATCCTCGAAGCCGTTGCCGCTATGCCGGTGCTGGAACTGAACGAGCTGGTCAAGGCGTTCGAAGAGAAGTTCGGCGTGTCCGCCGCTGCCGTTGCCGTTGCCGGCCCGGCCGCTGCCGCTGCTGTTGAAGAAAAAACCGAATTCGACGTGATCCTGAACGCCGCTGGCGACAACAAGGTGAACGTGATCAAGGTTGTGCGTGCGATCACCGGTCTGGGCCTGAAAGAAGCCAAAGACCTGGTCGACGGCGCTCCGAAAGCTGTGAAAGAAGCCGTGTCCAAGGCCGAAGCCGAAGACGTGCTGAAGCAGCTGACCGAAGCCGGCGCGAAAGCCGAAGTGAAATAA
- the rplJ gene encoding 50S ribosomal protein L10 — protein sequence MSLNIEAKKVVVAEVAAEVAKAQTVVIAEYRGIGVGSLTQLRAKAREQGVYLRVLKNTLARRAVEGTPFAGLADHMVGPLVYGVSADPVAAAKVLHQFSKQDDKIVIKAGSYDGNVLDAAQVAELASIPSREELLSKLLYVMQAPVAGLARALAAVAEQKQAEAA from the coding sequence TTGAGTCTCAATATCGAAGCCAAGAAGGTGGTCGTGGCTGAAGTGGCGGCAGAAGTTGCCAAAGCTCAGACCGTCGTTATCGCCGAGTACCGCGGCATCGGGGTGGGCAGCTTGACCCAGCTGCGTGCGAAAGCACGTGAGCAGGGTGTGTACCTGCGCGTTCTGAAGAACACGCTGGCCCGCCGTGCAGTGGAAGGCACCCCGTTCGCCGGTCTGGCTGACCACATGGTCGGTCCGCTGGTCTACGGCGTTTCCGCTGATCCGGTGGCTGCTGCCAAAGTTCTGCATCAATTCTCCAAGCAGGATGACAAGATCGTCATCAAGGCGGGTTCTTACGACGGCAACGTGCTGGACGCCGCTCAGGTTGCTGAGCTTGCGTCTATCCCGAGCCGCGAAGAGCTGCTGTCCAAGCTGCTGTACGTTATGCAGGCTCCGGTTGCTGGTCTTGCTCGCGCTCTGGCCGCTGTGGCCGAGCAGAAGCAGGCCGAAGCCGCTTAA
- the rplA gene encoding 50S ribosomal protein L1, whose product MAKVSKRLQALNANVDRNKLYPVDEAIALVKGAATAKFDESIDISVNLGVDPRKSDQVVRGSVVLPRGTGKSVRVAVFAQGANAEAAKAAGAEVVGFDDLAEQVKAGQLDFDIVIASPDAMRVVGQLGQILGPRGLMPNPKVGTVTPNVAEAVKNAKAGQVQYRTDKAGIIHATIGRASFEADALRENLNALVDALLKAKPAAAKGQYLRKVAVSSTMGVGVRVDTGTVTA is encoded by the coding sequence ATGGCTAAGGTTTCCAAGCGTCTGCAAGCTCTCAACGCCAACGTTGATCGTAACAAGCTGTACCCGGTTGACGAAGCCATCGCTCTGGTCAAGGGCGCGGCTACCGCCAAGTTCGACGAGTCGATCGATATTTCCGTGAACCTCGGCGTTGATCCGCGTAAGTCGGACCAAGTCGTGCGTGGTTCCGTCGTGCTGCCGCGCGGCACCGGTAAGTCGGTTCGCGTTGCCGTGTTTGCTCAAGGCGCCAACGCCGAAGCGGCTAAGGCTGCCGGTGCTGAAGTCGTCGGCTTCGACGACCTGGCCGAGCAGGTCAAGGCCGGTCAGCTCGACTTCGACATCGTGATCGCCTCCCCGGATGCGATGCGCGTGGTCGGTCAGCTCGGCCAGATCCTCGGCCCGCGTGGCCTGATGCCGAACCCGAAGGTCGGTACCGTGACCCCGAACGTTGCCGAGGCCGTGAAGAACGCCAAGGCCGGTCAGGTCCAGTATCGTACCGACAAGGCCGGCATTATTCACGCTACCATCGGTCGCGCTTCGTTCGAAGCCGATGCGCTGCGTGAAAACCTGAATGCACTGGTTGATGCGCTGCTGAAAGCCAAGCCGGCTGCAGCCAAGGGCCAGTACCTGCGCAAGGTCGCCGTGTCCAGCACCATGGGCGTCGGCGTTCGCGTAGATACCGGTACCGTTACTGCTTAA
- the rplK gene encoding 50S ribosomal protein L11, giving the protein MAKKIVGYIKLQVPAGKANPSPPIGPALGQRGLNIMEFCKAFNAQTQGVEPGLPIPVVITAFADKSFTFVMKTPPATILLKKAAGIQKGSPKPHTDKVGTVTRAQLEEIAKAKQPDLTAANLDAAVRIIAGSARSMGLEVEGL; this is encoded by the coding sequence GTGGCAAAGAAGATTGTCGGCTATATCAAGCTGCAAGTGCCCGCTGGCAAAGCCAACCCGTCGCCGCCTATCGGCCCGGCTCTGGGTCAGCGCGGTCTGAATATCATGGAATTCTGCAAGGCCTTTAACGCCCAGACTCAGGGTGTTGAGCCGGGTCTGCCGATTCCGGTGGTGATTACCGCCTTCGCGGACAAGTCCTTCACGTTCGTGATGAAGACCCCGCCGGCGACCATCCTGCTGAAGAAAGCCGCTGGCATCCAGAAGGGCTCGCCGAAGCCGCATACCGACAAGGTCGGCACGGTGACCCGCGCTCAACTGGAAGAGATCGCCAAGGCCAAGCAGCCGGACCTGACCGCTGCCAATCTTGACGCCGCGGTGCGCATCATCGCTGGTTCGGCCCGCTCGATGGGCCTCGAAGTGGAGGGTCTGTAA
- the nusG gene encoding transcription termination/antitermination protein NusG — protein MAKRWYVVHAYSGFEKSVQKALRERIDRSDVPDLFGQILVPVEEVVDIKNGRRSITERKFFPGYVLVEMEMTDESWHLVKSTPKVTGFIGGTANRPAPISAKEVEAIMQQMQEGTEKPRPKVLFEVGEKVRVNDGPFTDFNGVVDEVNYERNKLRVAVQIFGRETPVELEFGQVEKL, from the coding sequence ATGGCAAAACGTTGGTATGTGGTGCACGCCTATTCGGGTTTTGAAAAGAGCGTGCAAAAGGCCTTGCGCGAGCGTATCGATCGCTCGGATGTGCCGGATTTGTTCGGCCAGATTCTGGTGCCGGTCGAAGAAGTCGTCGACATCAAGAACGGTCGCAGGTCGATCACCGAGCGCAAGTTCTTCCCGGGTTACGTGCTGGTCGAGATGGAAATGACCGACGAGAGCTGGCACTTGGTGAAGAGTACTCCCAAGGTGACCGGCTTCATCGGTGGGACGGCAAACCGGCCGGCGCCGATCTCGGCCAAGGAGGTCGAGGCCATCATGCAGCAGATGCAAGAGGGTACCGAAAAGCCGAGGCCGAAGGTGTTGTTCGAAGTGGGCGAGAAGGTGCGCGTCAACGACGGCCCGTTCACCGACTTCAATGGCGTGGTCGACGAAGTCAACTACGAGCGCAACAAGCTGCGCGTAGCGGTGCAAATCTTCGGTCGCGAGACGCCGGTCGAACTCGAATTCGGCCAGGTCGAGAAACTTTGA
- the secE gene encoding preprotein translocase subunit SecE gives MEMQDKLKLAFAALLLVGGIVGFYLVPESQGLLRALAFVAGLVLAGGVLWVSAPGKAFASYAQDSVGEARKVVWPERKEALQLTGLVFLFVLVLALFMWSVDSGLSWLFYDLLLGRG, from the coding sequence ATGGAAATGCAAGACAAACTCAAGCTCGCTTTCGCGGCCTTGTTGCTGGTTGGCGGTATCGTGGGTTTCTATCTGGTTCCCGAGTCGCAGGGCTTGTTGCGTGCGCTTGCCTTCGTGGCGGGTCTCGTGCTGGCCGGTGGTGTGCTGTGGGTTTCGGCGCCGGGTAAGGCGTTTGCTTCTTACGCACAGGACTCGGTCGGCGAGGCGCGCAAGGTGGTGTGGCCCGAGCGCAAGGAGGCCCTGCAGCTGACGGGTCTCGTGTTCCTGTTCGTGCTGGTGCTCGCGCTCTTCATGTGGTCGGTCGACTCTGGTCTTTCCTGGCTCTTCTACGATCTCCTGCTCGGTCGAGGTTAA
- the tuf gene encoding elongation factor Tu yields MAKEKFERTKPHVNVGTIGHVDHGKTTLTAAITTILSKKFGGEAKGYDQIDSAPEEKARGITINTAHVEYETEARHYAHVDCPGHADYVKNMITGAAQMDGAILVCSAADGPMPQTREHILLSRQVGVPYIIVFLNKADLVDDAELLELVEMEVRDLLSSYDFPGDDTPIITGSARLALEGDQSEYGEPAIFRLADALDSYIPTPERAIDKPFLLPIEDVFSISGRGTVVTGRVERGIVKVGEELEIVGLKPTVKTTCTGVEMFRKLLDQGQAGDNVGVLLRGTKREDVERGQVLAKPGSITPHTTFSAEVYVLSKDEGGRHTPFFANYRPQFYFRTTDVTGAVTLAEGVEMVMPGDNVSITVELIAPIAMEEGLRFAIREGGRTVGAGVVAKIIA; encoded by the coding sequence ATGGCTAAGGAAAAGTTCGAGCGGACGAAGCCGCACGTAAACGTTGGCACCATCGGTCACGTTGACCATGGTAAGACCACTCTGACTGCTGCTATCACCACCATTCTGTCGAAGAAATTCGGTGGCGAAGCCAAGGGCTACGACCAGATCGACAGCGCGCCGGAAGAGAAGGCCCGCGGTATCACCATCAACACCGCGCACGTTGAATACGAAACCGAAGCCCGCCACTACGCTCACGTGGACTGCCCGGGTCACGCCGACTATGTGAAGAACATGATCACCGGCGCGGCCCAGATGGACGGCGCGATCCTGGTGTGCTCGGCGGCTGACGGCCCGATGCCGCAGACCCGCGAACACATCCTGCTGTCGCGCCAAGTGGGCGTGCCGTACATCATCGTGTTCCTGAACAAGGCCGACCTGGTGGACGACGCCGAGCTGCTGGAACTGGTGGAAATGGAAGTGCGCGACCTGCTGTCGTCGTACGACTTCCCGGGTGACGACACCCCGATCATCACCGGCTCCGCGCGTCTGGCGCTGGAAGGCGACCAGAGCGAATACGGCGAACCGGCGATCTTCCGCTTGGCCGACGCGCTGGACAGCTACATCCCGACCCCGGAGCGCGCGATCGACAAGCCGTTCCTGCTGCCGATCGAGGACGTGTTCTCGATCTCGGGTCGCGGCACCGTGGTGACCGGCCGCGTCGAGCGCGGTATCGTCAAAGTCGGCGAAGAACTCGAGATCGTCGGCCTGAAGCCGACCGTCAAGACCACCTGCACCGGCGTGGAAATGTTCCGCAAGCTGCTGGACCAGGGTCAGGCTGGCGACAACGTCGGCGTGCTGCTGCGCGGCACCAAGCGTGAAGACGTCGAGCGTGGCCAGGTGCTGGCCAAGCCGGGTTCGATCACCCCGCACACCACGTTCAGCGCTGAAGTGTACGTGCTGTCGAAAGACGAAGGCGGTCGTCACACCCCGTTCTTCGCCAACTACCGTCCGCAGTTCTACTTCCGTACCACCGACGTGACCGGTGCGGTGACGCTGGCTGAAGGCGTGGAAATGGTGATGCCGGGCGACAACGTGTCCATCACCGTGGAACTGATCGCGCCGATCGCCATGGAAGAAGGTCTGCGCTTCGCCATCCGTGAAGGCGGTCGTACCGTCGGCGCCGGTGTCGTTGCCAAGATCATCGCCTAA
- a CDS encoding YfhL family 4Fe-4S dicluster ferredoxin, whose protein sequence is MSLMITDECINCDVCEPECPNNAISQGEEIYVIDPNLCTQCVGHYDEPQCQQVCPVDCIPLDPSHEETQEQLYQKYLVISEKA, encoded by the coding sequence ATGTCTTTGATGATTACCGACGAATGCATCAACTGTGATGTGTGCGAACCGGAATGCCCGAATAACGCCATTTCGCAGGGTGAAGAGATCTACGTGATCGACCCGAATCTCTGTACCCAGTGCGTCGGCCATTACGACGAGCCGCAGTGCCAGCAGGTCTGCCCGGTCGACTGTATTCCGCTCGACCCGAGCCACGAAGAGACCCAGGAGCAGCTGTACCAGAAATACCTCGTGATCAGCGAAAAGGCCTAA
- the rsmD gene encoding 16S rRNA (guanine(966)-N(2))-methyltransferase RsmD, protein MSATRNQVRIIAGRYRRRLLSFPDQPGLRPTPDRVRETLFNWLGQELYGWTCLDLFAGSGALGFEAASREAKRVVMVEKSRVAVASLRDNKQMLSAAEIEVIEADANLYIRNSRERFDLILLDPPFDSDLLGALLPLMREHLADGGFLYCEARRLPALGDWQIVREAKAGQVHCVLLQVAQLGPKE, encoded by the coding sequence ATGAGCGCGACACGCAACCAGGTGCGCATCATCGCCGGCCGTTACCGGCGCCGCCTGCTTTCCTTCCCCGACCAGCCCGGCCTGCGCCCGACGCCGGACCGCGTGCGCGAGACGCTGTTCAACTGGCTGGGGCAGGAACTCTACGGCTGGACCTGTCTCGACCTGTTCGCCGGCAGCGGTGCGCTCGGTTTCGAGGCGGCGTCCCGGGAAGCCAAGCGTGTCGTGATGGTGGAGAAGTCGCGCGTCGCCGTCGCCAGCCTGCGCGATAACAAACAAATGTTGAGCGCGGCCGAGATCGAAGTCATCGAGGCCGACGCCAACTTATATATAAGGAATAGCCGCGAGCGCTTCGACCTGATCCTGCTCGATCCGCCGTTCGACAGCGATCTGCTCGGGGCGCTGCTGCCTTTGATGCGGGAACATCTCGCCGACGGCGGTTTCCTCTATTGCGAGGCGCGGCGCCTGCCGGCGCTCGGCGACTGGCAGATCGTGCGCGAGGCCAAGGCCGGACAAGTGCACTGTGTGTTGTTGCAAGTGGCGCAACTTGGCCCAAAGGAATAA
- a CDS encoding M16 family metallopeptidase, with protein MRLQRLIIAAGVAAAALPALADPQLQSWQTKEGARVLFVEAHENAIVDVQLNFDAGNRRDPSGKPGLADLTLGLIDAGTAKMGEEAVRERLTDLAASLSGSADADSASLTLRVLARPEVRDPAVALVADLVAHPAFPEAVLKRERERSIDNLRQRETDPGFLAGRELTRLMYPAHPYGSGARLSADSLKRISREDLLAFWRTYYRPESAVVAIVGDLTRADAQRLAERLLAGLPKGRPAPPALADVPAIVPGQQKVIAHPASQAHVVFGLPLITRHDPDYYALMAGNYVLGGGGFDARLMRELRDKRGLTYGASSMLAPHEKAGPFEVSFSTRKDQAGEALTVARSTIADFVADGPTEAELEQAKANIVGGFPMRFDSNRKLLGYLAVIGWYRLPLTFLSDYPKKVSALTVSDVRDAWRRRIDPARLATVVIGPATLAEQGAKGEPAGQSR; from the coding sequence ATGCGCCTGCAAAGACTGATTATCGCCGCCGGCGTCGCGGCCGCCGCGCTGCCGGCGCTCGCCGATCCGCAGCTCCAGAGCTGGCAGACGAAAGAGGGCGCGCGCGTGTTGTTCGTAGAGGCGCACGAGAATGCTATCGTCGACGTGCAGCTGAACTTCGACGCAGGCAACCGGCGCGACCCCTCCGGCAAGCCGGGGCTGGCCGACCTCACGCTCGGCCTCATCGACGCGGGGACCGCGAAGATGGGCGAGGAGGCGGTGCGCGAGAGGCTCACCGATCTGGCCGCCAGCCTGTCTGGCTCGGCCGACGCTGACAGCGCGAGCCTCACGCTGCGCGTACTCGCGCGTCCTGAGGTGCGCGATCCGGCGGTCGCGCTGGTCGCCGACCTGGTCGCGCATCCGGCCTTCCCGGAGGCGGTGCTGAAGCGCGAGCGGGAGCGCAGCATCGACAACCTGCGCCAGCGGGAGACCGACCCGGGCTTTCTCGCCGGCCGCGAGCTGACCCGGCTGATGTACCCGGCCCATCCGTACGGCAGCGGCGCCCGGCTGTCGGCAGACAGCCTCAAGCGCATAAGCCGTGAAGACCTGCTGGCGTTCTGGCGTACGTATTACCGACCGGAGTCGGCGGTGGTCGCCATCGTTGGCGATCTGACGCGTGCCGACGCACAACGCTTGGCCGAGAGATTGCTCGCCGGTCTGCCCAAGGGGCGCCCGGCGCCGCCGGCGCTGGCTGACGTTCCAGCCATCGTGCCGGGGCAGCAGAAGGTGATCGCCCACCCGGCGAGCCAGGCGCACGTCGTATTCGGCCTGCCGCTGATCACGCGCCACGATCCGGACTACTACGCGCTGATGGCGGGCAACTACGTGCTCGGCGGCGGCGGTTTCGATGCGCGGCTGATGCGCGAGCTGCGCGACAAGCGGGGTCTGACCTACGGCGCGTCGAGCATGCTGGCGCCTCATGAAAAGGCCGGTCCGTTCGAGGTGTCGTTCTCGACGCGCAAGGACCAGGCGGGCGAAGCGCTGACGGTGGCGCGCAGCACGATCGCCGACTTCGTCGCAGACGGCCCGACCGAGGCCGAACTCGAACAGGCCAAGGCCAATATCGTCGGCGGCTTCCCGATGCGCTTCGACAGCAACCGCAAGCTCCTGGGCTATCTGGCGGTGATCGGCTGGTATCGGCTGCCGCTGACTTTCCTGTCCGACTACCCGAAAAAAGTGTCGGCGCTGACCGTTTCCGACGTGCGTGACGCGTGGCGTCGCCGTATCGATCCGGCCAGGCTCGCTACCGTCGTGATCGGTCCGGCGACGTTGGCCGAGCAGGGCGCCAAGGGTGAGCCGGCGGGCCAGTCGCGGTAA